TTTTCAAAAGCAAAATATTTAAAACTACTATACAATTATGAAGCAATTTATGGATGAAAATTTCTTGCTCGACACTAAGACTGCGCAGGATCTTTTCCACAATCATGCGGCTAAAATGCCAATTATTGACTATCACTGCCATCTTATTCCTGAGATGGTAGCTAATGATCACAAGTTTAAGAGTATTACTGAACTTTGGCTCGGTGGTGACCACTACAAGTGGCGTGCAATGAGAACTAATGGTGTAGATGAGCGTTTCTGCACTGGTACCGATACAAGCGATTGGGAGAAGTTCGAGAAGTGGGCTGAAACTGTTCCTTATACATTCCGCAACCCATTGTATCATTGGACTCATCTCGAGCTTAAGACAGCTTTCGGTATTGACAAACAGTTGAACCCTAAGACCGCTCGTGAGATCTTTGATGAGTGTAACGAGAAATTGCAGTTGCCTGAGTTCAGTGCACGCGGTTTGATGCGCCATTATCATGTAGAGTGTGTTTGTACAACAGACGATCCAATTGATGATCTCCGTTACCACAAGCAGACCCGTGAGAGTGGTTTCGAAATTAAGATGATTCCTGCTTGGCGTCCTGACAAGGCTATGAATATCGAGAAGCCTGATTTCGCTGAGTATATGAATAAGTTGGGTGAAGTTGCAGGTGTTACTATCTCAACATTCCAGGATATGGTTGATGCTCTTCAGAAGCGCCACGATTTCTTCACAGAGAATGGCTGTAAGTTGAGCGACCATGGTATTGAGGAATTCTATGACGAGGCATATACTGATTCTCAGATTGAGACTATCTTTGAAAAGGCTATGCGTGGTCAGCAGTTGTCAGTTATTGAGGTTCGTCAGTACAAGCATGCTTTCTTGAGAATTTGTGCTGAGATGGATCATGCTGCTGATTGGACTCAGCAGTATCACTATGGTGCCATCCGCGACAATAACACATTGATGTACAATAAGTTGGGCGCAGATACAGGTTTTGATTCTATTGGTGAGTTTACTACAGCTCGTGCTATGAGTAATTTCTTGAATGAATTGAACGTAGAGGGTAAGTTGACTCGTACAATCCTTTATTGCTTGAACCCATGTGCCAATGAGGTAATCGCTACTATGCTTGGTAATTTCCAGGATGGTTCTTGCCCAGGTAAGATTCAGTTTGGTTCTGGCTGGTGGTTCAATGATCAGCTCGATGGTATGACACGTCAGATGAATGCATTGTCTGTGCTCGGTCTTTTGAGCCGTTTCGTCGGTATGTTGACCGACTCTCGTTCATTCTTGAGCTATCCACGTCATGAGTATTTCCGTCGTTTGCTTTGCAACCTCCTCGGTAATGATGTAGAGAAGGGTTTGCTTCCTAACGATATGGAGAGTCTCTCTCGCATGGTTGAAGATATCTCTTACAACAATGCCCGCAACTACTTCAAGTTCTATTAATTGTAGAGCTGAATAGCAATTATACTAAGACAAATCCCTTTACGGCATCTGATGATGTTGTGGAGGGATTTGTTGGTTAATAACAGAAAACTTTTGATTATGGGGGTAATAGACAGAATACTACGATATTACGAAGATCTCAGAGAATTTAATTCTTCTAATATCAAGGATTTCCGAGGCAGAGTAAAGTCTTGGATAAAGATGGGTATGCTTGCCGGACGTATCTTCTATGTAAAGGATATGTGGGCCAGAGATGTGGCAGCATTGACTTTTGCCTCCTTCATGGCTTTGATTCCTTTTATGGCGATGATGTTTGTCATTGCCAGAGGTTTTGGATATGCATCCTTATTGGAATCCTGGCTTTCTACTACTTTTGAGGCACAACCGGTTGTGGCTCAAACTATCGTAAATTTCGTACATAATTATATCGAGAATACCCAGAGCAACTATATCATCGGTACGGGTATCGTGATGTTTCTCTATACGATCATCTCTCTGATGCAGAAAATAGAACTTACGTTTGATGACATCTGGCATACGGGTGAACGTTCATGGAAACAGATTTTTACGGAATATCCTACCATTCTGTTTGGGTTAAGTCTCATGATACTTTTTGCTTCGAGTATTAATGTATGGACGGTGAATATGGTAGATAATGTCGATAAGATAGCTGATATAGGAGAAACAATTCCTTCGTTTATCCTCCATTTGGCTGCATTCGTTCCGATGTTTCTGTTCTTTGTGTTCTGCTATTGTGTTATTCCGAATACCTATATCAGACTTCGCAGTACTCTTGTACCTTCTTTTCTGGCTGGTATCTGTATGACAGCATTGCAGTATGGCTATATTTATTTGCAAGTATTCCTTTCCAGCTATAATGTCATTTATGGTTCTTTGGCTGCCATTCCACTTTTTCTGTTATGGCTTCAGATTTCTTGGGCAATAGTGGTATTTGGTGCTTTGCTTTGTCATACGAATCAAAACATACATTATTATGATGGAGACCTCAGATATGATCGTCTTAAATTAGTGCAGCGTATCAAGGTTTGCGGAATGGTTATGCATTTGGTATGCAAGCAGTTTAATAATGGAGAACAGGCTTATACTCCTAAGCAGATTCATGATTTAACAGAAATACCGCAACAGATAGTCAATCAGGCAGTAAGAGAACTTTTGCATGCTAAATTACTGGTAGAGATTAGAAGCGAAAAAAAAGGTTGTTTTGAAGAATCTGTTGTCTTGCATCCGATAGAGAAGATAGATCATCTGACTTATGGGGTGATGATAGAACGCCTCTTTAACTATGGTGAGGAAATTTCTGGTTTTTCAGAAATAGAAAAAGAATTGAAATTGTGGAAAAATATCGATATCGTAAATCAGAAATTCGTAGATAACGGTAAGCAGATATTATTTATTTAGAAAAATATAAACGGTCATTTGTAACATCAGTTTGTACAAATGACCGTTTATTATTTATGTTCTCCTAAATTATAAATAGGATAACTTTATTTTCATTCTTATGAGTTCATAGAGAGTAAGAACTCATCATTATTTCTTGTATGCTGCATGCTATTGTGGATGGTATTCATAGCCTCAATTGGGTTCATGTCTGAAATGTACTTGCGCAGAATCCACATACGGTCGAGGGTAATCTTATCCTGCAAGAGATCATCACGACGTGTAGATGAAGCAACCAGATTGACAGCAGGGAAGATACGTTTGTTGCTGAGAGAACGATCCAACTGCAACTCCATATTACCCGTACCCTTGAATTCCTCAAAGATAACTTCATCCATCTTGCTACCTGTATCAATCAGAGCTGTAGCAATAATCGTCAGCGATCCACCTCCCTCAATATTTCTGGCAGCACCAAAGAAACGTTTTGGTTTCTGTAGAGCATTGGCATCCACACCACCAGTAAGAACCTTACCAGAAGCTGGTGCAACAGTATTGTAAGCACGAGCTAATCGTGTAATAGAATCAAGGAAGATGACAACGTCGTGGCCGCATTCTACCATTCTCTTTGCTTTTTCCAAGACGATACCTGCAATTTTCACGTGGCGCTCTGCCGGTTCATCAAATGTAGATGCAATTACTTCTGCATTTACAGTACGAGCCATATCAGTAACCTCCTCTGGACGTTCGTCGATGAGAAGCATCATCAGATAAGCCTCCGGATGGTTGGCAGCAATCGCATTTGCAATATCCTTCATCAAAATAGTCTTACCCGTTTTAGGCTGAGCTACAATCAAAGCACGCTGACCCTTACCGATTGGCGAGAACAAATCTACAATTCTTGTGCTGAGATTGGTGGTCGAGCGATTTCCACAGAGAGAGAATTTCTCGTTAGGGAAGAGTGGAGTAAGATGCTCGAATGGAACTCTGTCTCTAATTTCTGATGGCTCACGACCATTAATCTTGACAACAGAAGTTAATGGGAAATACTTCTCACCTTCATGAGGTGGGCGTACCTTACAGAGAACAACATCGCCAGTTTTGAGACCATATCGCTTGATAAAGTTGGAAGCAACATATACATCGTCAGGAGAAGATAAATAATTATAGTCACTACTGCGAAGGAATCCGTAACCGTCAGGCATTACTTCGAGAACACCATTGGATGTAATGATGTCACTGAAATCATATAATGGTTCTTGTTCCTGTTCTTCCTGTGCATCCGACAGAACAGCTTGGTTTTGTTGGTTTGCTGCCGCAGAATTCATCGGTCTGTCAAATATGTCGAAAGATGGCAAAGCAGACTGATCTTCAATAGGTAAATCAACTACAGGGATGAAATCTGTCCCATCACCTGGATCGTTTTCCCAGACTTGTACATAGCCATTATTTGGTGTCTGAACTGTTGCATTCTGCTGGTATACTTCTTCCTCATTTTGAGCATTCATCTTAGCCTGCAACTGTGCAAACAATTCATTATTCTGACCATTTGTTTCTTTTGAATGATCGAAAACTTGCTCAGGAATTAAGTTATCAGTACCACTTAAAGAAGAATCGGAAGTAGTAGTAGAATCATTCTCTGCAACTGTATTTCCTTCATTCTTACTTTCTTCAGTATTGTCCATGCCAGCATTACTTTCTGAAACCTTATTTTCTGCAGATAATGCATTAGCAGGCAGTTCTTTCTGGGCATTCTCGTTTTCAGAAGAGTTCATTTCGGTGTTAATGGTATCATG
This is a stretch of genomic DNA from Segatella hominis. It encodes these proteins:
- the rho gene encoding transcription termination factor Rho, producing the protein MYSKDELTSRNVATLKDIAKQIGAKIKSSDNKETIIYAILDAQAETAPQPVKRKRARIAKTEDKVYTVKGKDGENFDVMKNQATGPSAHEEPKLFNESDKTQEGTQSVSEPANSNTEPQENKNTEVSDQSTNSPEEPVIDFPKHRGRKSKAELEAIAIAKAAALKKLHEAKLATHDTINTEMNSSENENAQKELPANALSAENKVSESNAGMDNTEESKNEGNTVAENDSTTTSDSSLSGTDNLIPEQVFDHSKETNGQNNELFAQLQAKMNAQNEEEVYQQNATVQTPNNGYVQVWENDPGDGTDFIPVVDLPIEDQSALPSFDIFDRPMNSAAANQQNQAVLSDAQEEQEQEPLYDFSDIITSNGVLEVMPDGYGFLRSSDYNYLSSPDDVYVASNFIKRYGLKTGDVVLCKVRPPHEGEKYFPLTSVVKINGREPSEIRDRVPFEHLTPLFPNEKFSLCGNRSTTNLSTRIVDLFSPIGKGQRALIVAQPKTGKTILMKDIANAIAANHPEAYLMMLLIDERPEEVTDMARTVNAEVIASTFDEPAERHVKIAGIVLEKAKRMVECGHDVVIFLDSITRLARAYNTVAPASGKVLTGGVDANALQKPKRFFGAARNIEGGGSLTIIATALIDTGSKMDEVIFEEFKGTGNMELQLDRSLSNKRIFPAVNLVASSTRRDDLLQDKITLDRMWILRKYISDMNPIEAMNTIHNSMQHTRNNDEFLLSMNS
- a CDS encoding YihY/virulence factor BrkB family protein, whose amino-acid sequence is MGVIDRILRYYEDLREFNSSNIKDFRGRVKSWIKMGMLAGRIFYVKDMWARDVAALTFASFMALIPFMAMMFVIARGFGYASLLESWLSTTFEAQPVVAQTIVNFVHNYIENTQSNYIIGTGIVMFLYTIISLMQKIELTFDDIWHTGERSWKQIFTEYPTILFGLSLMILFASSINVWTVNMVDNVDKIADIGETIPSFILHLAAFVPMFLFFVFCYCVIPNTYIRLRSTLVPSFLAGICMTALQYGYIYLQVFLSSYNVIYGSLAAIPLFLLWLQISWAIVVFGALLCHTNQNIHYYDGDLRYDRLKLVQRIKVCGMVMHLVCKQFNNGEQAYTPKQIHDLTEIPQQIVNQAVRELLHAKLLVEIRSEKKGCFEESVVLHPIEKIDHLTYGVMIERLFNYGEEISGFSEIEKELKLWKNIDIVNQKFVDNGKQILFI
- the uxaC gene encoding glucuronate isomerase, which translates into the protein MKQFMDENFLLDTKTAQDLFHNHAAKMPIIDYHCHLIPEMVANDHKFKSITELWLGGDHYKWRAMRTNGVDERFCTGTDTSDWEKFEKWAETVPYTFRNPLYHWTHLELKTAFGIDKQLNPKTAREIFDECNEKLQLPEFSARGLMRHYHVECVCTTDDPIDDLRYHKQTRESGFEIKMIPAWRPDKAMNIEKPDFAEYMNKLGEVAGVTISTFQDMVDALQKRHDFFTENGCKLSDHGIEEFYDEAYTDSQIETIFEKAMRGQQLSVIEVRQYKHAFLRICAEMDHAADWTQQYHYGAIRDNNTLMYNKLGADTGFDSIGEFTTARAMSNFLNELNVEGKLTRTILYCLNPCANEVIATMLGNFQDGSCPGKIQFGSGWWFNDQLDGMTRQMNALSVLGLLSRFVGMLTDSRSFLSYPRHEYFRRLLCNLLGNDVEKGLLPNDMESLSRMVEDISYNNARNYFKFY